A single window of Luteipulveratus halotolerans DNA harbors:
- a CDS encoding dienelactone hydrolase family protein, with protein sequence MNGLARWSRSVFVHDGVAHDVHRRGEGPGVVVIHEIPGLTPEVVAFADEVVDAGYTVVLPDLFGVAEAPDSATNSLRTIGSVCVSKEFTMFARGRTTPVAGWLRALARALHHELGGPGVGALGMCFTGGFALAMMVDPSVAAPVVTQPASPVPITRGRGSDLALSPDDLAAVKQRVVDGCPVLGLRFARDWVTGSRFQALTRELGEGFIRVEFAGPGHSTLTRHRQQEGVDRVLAFFADRLRTP encoded by the coding sequence ATGAACGGGCTCGCGCGCTGGTCACGGTCGGTGTTCGTCCACGACGGCGTCGCGCACGACGTCCACCGCAGGGGCGAGGGCCCGGGCGTCGTGGTCATCCACGAGATCCCGGGCCTCACGCCCGAGGTCGTGGCGTTCGCCGACGAGGTGGTCGACGCCGGCTACACCGTGGTGCTGCCCGACCTGTTCGGGGTGGCCGAGGCTCCCGACAGTGCGACCAACAGTCTGCGCACCATCGGATCGGTCTGTGTCTCAAAGGAGTTCACGATGTTCGCCCGCGGTCGTACGACGCCCGTGGCGGGGTGGCTGCGCGCGCTCGCCCGGGCGCTGCACCACGAGCTCGGCGGTCCGGGCGTGGGTGCGCTCGGCATGTGCTTCACCGGCGGTTTCGCGCTCGCGATGATGGTCGACCCGTCGGTGGCGGCGCCGGTCGTGACGCAGCCGGCGTCACCGGTGCCGATCACGCGCGGCCGTGGGAGTGACCTCGCGCTCAGCCCCGACGACCTCGCGGCGGTGAAGCAGCGCGTCGTCGACGGGTGCCCGGTGCTGGGTCTGCGGTTCGCCCGCGACTGGGTGACCGGCTCGCGCTTCCAGGCGCTGACCCGCGAGCTCGGTGAGGGGTTCATCCGCGTGGAGTTCGCGGGGCCGGGGCACAGCACGCTCACGCGCCACCGACAGCAGGAGGGCGTGGACCGGGTGCTGGCGTTCTTCGCTGACCGCCTGCGTACGCCCTGA
- a CDS encoding DUF4352 domain-containing protein encodes MSKRHHDNNGQPPVPPSTWGTGQPGEWQPGTPPAPGGQYVPPQRPGWVARHKVLTGLAGLMVVGGIAAAASGGGSGTGSSEGASQSPVAASEAPAAAAPAGTSSAAAKKDSKPAAKKEEKKGAGIGSPVRDGKFEFTVTKVQSGRKSVGGEFLNEKAQGQFVLVTVKVRNTGDETRALSDMNQKVFDANGKSYEANSMAGAVISNDNKVMYEDINPGNQVTGVLVFDMPVGATPAKIELHDSMFSGGVTVDLR; translated from the coding sequence ATGAGCAAGCGTCACCACGACAACAACGGTCAGCCGCCCGTCCCGCCGAGCACGTGGGGGACGGGTCAGCCGGGGGAGTGGCAGCCGGGTACGCCGCCCGCGCCGGGTGGGCAGTACGTCCCGCCCCAGCGGCCGGGCTGGGTGGCGCGGCACAAGGTGCTGACCGGTCTGGCCGGGCTCATGGTCGTGGGCGGTATCGCGGCCGCGGCGTCCGGGGGCGGGTCGGGGACTGGCTCGTCGGAGGGGGCGAGCCAGTCCCCGGTGGCCGCGAGCGAGGCGCCGGCAGCGGCAGCACCCGCGGGCACGTCCTCCGCAGCAGCGAAGAAGGACTCGAAGCCGGCGGCGAAGAAGGAGGAGAAGAAGGGCGCGGGGATCGGCTCGCCCGTACGCGACGGCAAGTTCGAGTTCACCGTCACCAAGGTGCAGAGCGGACGGAAGTCGGTCGGCGGCGAGTTCCTGAACGAGAAGGCCCAGGGCCAGTTCGTCCTGGTCACGGTCAAGGTCCGCAACACCGGTGACGAGACGCGCGCACTGTCCGACATGAACCAGAAGGTGTTCGACGCGAACGGCAAGTCGTACGAGGCGAACTCGATGGCCGGCGCGGTGATCAGCAACGACAACAAGGTGATGTACGAGGACATCAACCCCGGCAACCAGGTCACCGGTGTGCTGGTGTTCGACATGCCCGTGGGTGCGACGCCGGCCAAGATCGAGCTGCACGACTCGATGTTCTCCGGCGGCGTGACGGTCGACCTGCGGTAG
- a CDS encoding pyruvate dehydrogenase: MKLADQIVQQLQDAGVRRIYGIVGDSLNPVVDAVRRTGGAQNGGIDWIHVRHEESAAFAAGADAQVTGELVACAGSCGPGNLHLINGLYDANRSGAKVLAIASHIPSSQIGQGYFQETHPDRIFTECSVYSEMVSTPEQSPRVVHAAIRHAVSAPGVAVVTLPGDIADEEATHDAPTYVPVSPGVLQPNQASVEALAKAINDADKVAIFVGAGVAGAHDEVVDLAETIGAPIGHSLRGKELIQYDNPYDVGMTGLLGYGAAAQGMEGADLLVMLGTDFPYDQFLPDVRTAQVDRDATVIGRRTSVDIPVHGDVLATLIALKPLVQPKKSTKFLEQTLKRHDKLMNKAVGAYTKNVEHKEPIHPEYVASILDGVAAPDAIFTADTGMCNVWTARYVNPLGTRRLIGSFLHGSMANALPQAIGAQLAQPERQVISVSGDGGLGMLLGEMLTVAAYELPVNVVLFNNSTLGMVKLEMLVDKLPDFGVDVPSVDYAAIAAAMGWFSVRVTDPRQLEGALGEALAQRGPTLVDVVTDPNALSIPPKISSSQVFGFATAMSKIVLNGGAGEAVSMARSNLRNIPR, encoded by the coding sequence ATGAAGCTCGCCGACCAGATCGTCCAGCAGCTGCAAGACGCGGGGGTACGCCGCATCTACGGCATCGTGGGCGACAGCCTCAACCCCGTCGTCGACGCCGTACGCCGCACGGGCGGCGCGCAGAACGGCGGCATCGACTGGATCCACGTCCGCCACGAGGAGTCGGCGGCGTTCGCGGCCGGCGCGGACGCTCAGGTCACCGGCGAGCTGGTCGCCTGCGCCGGCTCGTGCGGCCCCGGCAACCTGCACCTGATCAACGGTCTCTACGACGCAAACCGTTCTGGCGCAAAGGTTCTCGCGATCGCGAGCCACATCCCGAGCAGCCAGATCGGGCAGGGCTACTTCCAGGAGACCCACCCCGACCGCATCTTCACCGAGTGCTCGGTCTACTCCGAGATGGTCAGTACGCCGGAGCAGTCGCCCCGGGTCGTCCACGCCGCCATCCGGCACGCCGTGTCGGCGCCGGGAGTCGCGGTCGTGACGCTGCCCGGTGACATCGCCGACGAGGAGGCCACCCACGACGCACCGACGTACGTGCCCGTGAGTCCGGGTGTGCTGCAACCGAATCAGGCTTCCGTCGAGGCGCTGGCCAAGGCGATCAACGACGCCGACAAGGTCGCGATCTTCGTCGGCGCCGGCGTCGCGGGCGCCCACGACGAGGTGGTCGACCTGGCCGAGACCATCGGTGCGCCGATCGGGCACTCGCTGCGGGGCAAGGAGCTCATCCAGTACGACAACCCCTACGACGTCGGCATGACGGGCCTGCTCGGCTACGGCGCTGCGGCGCAGGGCATGGAGGGTGCCGACCTGCTGGTCATGCTCGGCACCGACTTCCCGTACGACCAGTTCCTCCCCGACGTACGCACCGCACAGGTCGACCGCGACGCGACGGTGATCGGTCGGCGTACCTCCGTCGACATCCCGGTGCACGGTGACGTGCTCGCGACGCTGATCGCCCTGAAACCGTTGGTACAGCCCAAGAAGAGCACCAAGTTCCTGGAGCAGACGCTCAAACGGCACGACAAGCTGATGAACAAGGCGGTCGGTGCGTACACCAAGAACGTCGAGCACAAGGAGCCGATCCACCCCGAGTACGTCGCGTCCATCCTCGACGGGGTGGCCGCGCCGGACGCGATCTTCACCGCCGACACGGGCATGTGCAACGTGTGGACCGCTCGCTACGTCAACCCGCTCGGCACGCGGCGGCTGATCGGTTCGTTCCTGCACGGGTCGATGGCCAACGCGCTGCCGCAGGCGATCGGCGCCCAGCTCGCGCAGCCCGAACGGCAGGTCATCTCGGTGTCCGGTGACGGCGGGCTCGGCATGCTGCTCGGCGAGATGCTCACGGTCGCGGCGTACGAGCTGCCCGTGAACGTCGTGCTCTTCAACAACTCGACGCTCGGCATGGTCAAGCTCGAGATGCTCGTCGACAAGCTGCCCGACTTCGGGGTCGACGTGCCGTCGGTCGACTACGCCGCGATCGCCGCTGCGATGGGGTGGTTTTCCGTGCGCGTCACCGACCCGCGCCAGCTGGAGGGCGCGCTCGGCGAGGCGCTCGCGCAGCGCGGGCCCACGCTCGTCGACGTCGTCACCGACCCCAACGCATTGTCGATCCCGCCCAAGATCTCCTCGTCGCAGGTGTTCGGGTTCGCCACCGCGATGAGCAAGATCGTGCTGAACGGCGGTGCGGGAGAAGCGGTTTCGATGGCCCGGTCGAACCTGCGCAACATCCCGCGCTGA
- the trxA gene encoding thioredoxin, translated as MATQTLTADNFQKTIEDGGIVLVDFWADWCGPCKQFGPVYEQASANNTDIVFGKVDTDDQQELAGALNISSIPTIMAFRDGVLLHGQAGALPGPMLDDLIQQVREVDMDDVRRKIAEQESGDNG; from the coding sequence ATGGCCACCCAGACCCTGACCGCTGACAACTTCCAGAAGACCATCGAGGACGGCGGCATCGTGCTCGTCGACTTCTGGGCCGACTGGTGCGGGCCGTGCAAGCAGTTCGGCCCGGTGTACGAGCAGGCCTCCGCCAACAACACCGACATCGTGTTCGGCAAGGTCGACACCGACGACCAGCAGGAGCTCGCCGGCGCCCTCAACATCAGCTCGATCCCGACGATCATGGCGTTCCGCGACGGCGTGCTGCTGCACGGCCAGGCCGGTGCTCTGCCGGGCCCGATGCTCGACGACCTGATCCAGCAGGTGCGCGAGGTCGACATGGACGACGTCCGCCGCAAGATCGCCGAGCAGGAGTCCGGCGACAACGGCTGA
- a CDS encoding NAD(P)-dependent oxidoreductase, with amino-acid sequence MRIAVIGAAGNVGSRVVAEALRRGHEVTALTPAHLDAADPEAVSRVVAGHDLGVGVTRPLPGQEDTALDVTRALLDAHAAAGVRFVMVGGAGSLRVPDAPDRLVADDRRWVPAEIADLARSGADQLDACRAHPDADWTYVTPSALMEPGLRTGSYRVGHDDLLVDGSGRSYVSMEDMAVAVVDEIEQPAHRRTRFTVATA; translated from the coding sequence ATGCGTATCGCCGTCATCGGAGCAGCAGGCAACGTCGGCAGCCGGGTCGTCGCCGAAGCCCTGCGCCGCGGGCACGAGGTCACAGCCCTGACGCCCGCGCACCTCGACGCGGCCGATCCCGAGGCCGTGAGCCGGGTCGTGGCGGGCCATGACCTCGGGGTCGGCGTGACCCGTCCTCTCCCGGGCCAGGAGGACACCGCCCTCGACGTCACGCGAGCGCTGCTCGATGCGCACGCGGCAGCGGGGGTGCGGTTCGTGATGGTCGGTGGGGCGGGGAGCCTGCGCGTCCCGGACGCGCCCGACCGCCTCGTCGCCGACGACCGTCGGTGGGTCCCCGCCGAGATCGCCGACCTGGCTCGATCAGGTGCCGACCAGCTCGACGCGTGCCGCGCCCATCCCGACGCCGACTGGACCTACGTCACGCCGTCGGCTCTGATGGAGCCCGGTCTGCGCACGGGTTCCTACCGCGTCGGCCACGACGATCTGCTGGTCGACGGCTCGGGTCGGTCGTACGTCTCGATGGAGGACATGGCGGTCGCGGTCGTCGACGAGATCGAGCAGCCGGCGCATCGGCGTACCCGCTTCACGGTCGCCACTGCCTGA
- a CDS encoding EamA family transporter yields the protein MSNVARRTALTAIAPVSWGTTYLVTTELLPPDRPLMSGVLRALPAGLIAIAIGRRLPRGSWWWRAAVLGLLNIGAFFALLFLAAYRLPGGVAATLGAVGPLATTGFAFALLGERPTRWRLVWAVAGLGGVAMMVLRPGAGFDLLGVVAGLAGPFAMSAGVVLTRRWGRPVGVVPFAGWQLTAGGLFLLPVAVLVEGAPPHVDLAAVGGYAWLSVVGALIAYSLWFRGIGELPVVAVSFLALLSPVVATALGWIVLGQGLTALQTVGFAVALLSILAAQLPAPRLNQSRTLLSQQESSCVSPSSEQQATSAAGSSPKPCAAGTRSQP from the coding sequence ATGTCGAACGTCGCCCGTCGCACCGCGCTGACTGCGATTGCTCCCGTCTCGTGGGGCACGACCTATCTGGTGACGACCGAGCTGCTCCCACCGGACCGGCCGCTGATGTCGGGTGTGCTGCGAGCGCTGCCAGCCGGACTGATCGCCATCGCGATCGGACGCCGGCTGCCGCGCGGCTCGTGGTGGTGGCGGGCGGCGGTGCTCGGCCTCCTCAACATCGGCGCCTTCTTCGCGCTGCTCTTCCTGGCGGCGTACCGGCTGCCCGGCGGAGTTGCGGCCACGCTCGGCGCGGTCGGGCCGCTCGCGACCACGGGCTTTGCGTTCGCGCTGCTCGGAGAGCGCCCGACGCGGTGGCGACTGGTCTGGGCGGTGGCGGGTCTCGGCGGCGTCGCCATGATGGTGCTGCGGCCGGGCGCCGGGTTCGACCTGCTCGGTGTCGTCGCCGGGCTAGCGGGGCCGTTCGCGATGAGCGCGGGCGTCGTGCTCACGCGGCGGTGGGGTCGGCCCGTCGGCGTCGTGCCGTTCGCGGGCTGGCAGCTGACCGCCGGTGGTCTGTTCCTCCTGCCCGTGGCTGTTCTGGTCGAGGGTGCGCCGCCGCACGTGGACCTCGCGGCCGTCGGTGGCTACGCCTGGCTCTCGGTCGTCGGTGCCCTGATCGCGTACTCGCTGTGGTTCCGAGGAATCGGAGAGCTGCCGGTCGTCGCGGTGTCCTTCCTCGCACTGCTGTCGCCGGTCGTCGCGACGGCCCTTGGCTGGATCGTCCTCGGGCAGGGCCTCACTGCGCTGCAGACCGTCGGTTTCGCCGTCGCGCTCCTGTCGATCCTCGCGGCGCAGCTGCCCGCACCCCGTCTCAACCAGTCCAGAACCCTTCTCTCACAGCAGGAGTCATCATGCGTATCGCCGTCATCGGAGCAGCAGGCAACGTCGGCAGCCGGGTCGTCGCCGAAGCCCTGCGCCGCGGGCACGAGGTCACAGCCCTGA
- a CDS encoding MarR family winged helix-turn-helix transcriptional regulator — translation MARDAVDEILDQWRTARPDLDASPMGVLGRLSRATRIAERQQQVLFSEHGLQQSEFDLLATLRRAGGPRGMTAGALADAAMKTSGAITNRIDRLVAKDFVTRDVDPASRRTVLVALTPKGRRLIDRAVAEHIENERDILAGLSLRQQDQLAGLLRTLLVSLDDVGRG, via the coding sequence ATGGCCCGTGACGCAGTCGACGAGATCCTCGACCAGTGGCGCACAGCGCGACCCGACCTGGACGCCTCGCCCATGGGCGTCCTCGGCCGCCTGTCACGAGCCACCAGGATCGCCGAGCGGCAGCAACAGGTGCTCTTCTCCGAGCACGGGCTGCAGCAGAGCGAGTTCGACCTGCTGGCGACACTGCGCCGGGCGGGCGGCCCACGAGGCATGACGGCCGGGGCGCTCGCTGACGCAGCAATGAAGACGTCCGGCGCGATCACCAACCGCATCGACCGGCTGGTCGCCAAGGACTTCGTGACACGGGACGTGGACCCGGCCAGCCGACGTACGGTGCTCGTCGCGCTCACGCCGAAGGGGCGCCGGCTCATCGACCGGGCCGTGGCCGAGCACATCGAGAACGAGCGGGACATCCTGGCGGGCCTCTCACTGCGCCAGCAGGACCAGCTGGCCGGCCTGCTGCGCACTCTGCTGGTGAGCCTCGACGACGTCGGCAGGGGCTGA
- a CDS encoding rhodanese-like domain-containing protein, whose translation MDITRAYTFNNGMPGAPTSYVRWETSLFSGGVQPCPEVDEPGRVSPRAAYQDALWGRATLVDVRPRHRRAVVVHPDLEPRDAVDVSSWNAPVILCGDHEAEVAPVAAALRRHGLREVWVLAGGITQWRAEGFPTATV comes from the coding sequence ATGGACATAACACGTGCTTACACCTTTAATAACGGCATGCCAGGTGCGCCGACCTCGTACGTCCGCTGGGAGACCTCACTGTTCTCCGGTGGTGTGCAGCCGTGTCCCGAGGTCGACGAGCCGGGGCGGGTGAGCCCGCGCGCGGCGTACCAGGACGCGCTCTGGGGGCGCGCGACGCTCGTCGACGTCCGACCGCGGCACCGGCGTGCGGTGGTGGTGCACCCCGACCTCGAGCCGCGCGACGCCGTCGACGTCAGCTCGTGGAACGCACCGGTCATCCTGTGCGGCGACCACGAGGCGGAGGTCGCTCCCGTGGCCGCTGCGCTGCGGCGGCACGGGCTGCGCGAGGTCTGGGTGCTCGCCGGCGGCATCACGCAGTGGCGCGCCGAGGGCTTCCCGACCGCGACCGTCTGA
- a CDS encoding crotonase/enoyl-CoA hydratase family protein, with the protein MAFLTTTVDAGVAQVRLDRPDKLNALTLPALDELARTARELRSDRTLRAVILTGEGRSFCAGLDFGSVFKDGPVQIARRFTPRPWLGTNPFQEACWAWRRLPVPVIAAVHGHCYGGGLQIALAADFRITTPDAQWSVLEGRWGLIPDMSGVRSLAQQVGMDTAKRLTMTAEIVSGEEAVRLGLATSVADDPYADAVALAGRIAERSPDAVAAAKRLFNARWSSSPRRTFARERLEQAILLAAPNTAIIRKASGSGDGAVPRFKKRLLP; encoded by the coding sequence ATGGCTTTTCTCACCACCACCGTCGACGCGGGCGTCGCCCAGGTGCGCCTCGACCGCCCTGACAAGCTGAACGCCCTCACGCTGCCGGCGCTGGACGAGCTCGCCCGGACCGCCCGTGAGCTGCGCTCGGACCGCACGCTGCGCGCGGTGATCCTCACCGGTGAGGGGCGTTCGTTCTGCGCCGGTCTCGACTTCGGCTCGGTGTTCAAGGACGGCCCGGTGCAGATCGCCCGCCGGTTCACCCCGCGGCCCTGGCTCGGCACCAACCCGTTCCAGGAGGCGTGCTGGGCGTGGCGCCGACTGCCCGTGCCGGTGATCGCGGCGGTCCACGGCCACTGCTACGGCGGCGGCCTGCAGATCGCGCTCGCGGCCGACTTCCGCATCACCACGCCCGACGCCCAGTGGTCGGTGCTCGAGGGCAGGTGGGGGCTGATCCCCGACATGAGCGGAGTGCGCTCGCTCGCCCAGCAGGTCGGCATGGACACCGCCAAGCGGCTCACGATGACGGCCGAGATCGTCTCCGGCGAGGAGGCCGTGCGGCTCGGCCTCGCCACCTCGGTCGCCGATGACCCGTACGCCGACGCCGTCGCCCTGGCAGGTCGGATCGCCGAGCGCTCGCCGGACGCGGTCGCTGCGGCGAAGCGCCTGTTCAACGCGCGCTGGTCGTCCTCGCCGCGTCGGACGTTCGCACGCGAGCGGCTGGAGCAGGCGATCCTGCTCGCCGCACCCAACACCGCGATCATCCGCAAGGCGTCCGGCTCGGGCGACGGCGCGGTGCCGCGGTTCAAGAAGCGCCTGCTGCCCTGA
- a CDS encoding methyltransferase domain-containing protein — MADLRRSFYRTSDQLKGAVRPYRDRLAERVPALAPYVTRRPAMSPLQRQRHFWEESEAALAPGPYAAASVQAILDSLDITIETDDPILEIGSGVGATLAALVDAGFTNVTGVEINPMAVESMRVRYPQLAEVPVLVGPAETVLKGLADDQFKLAIAIRTLQHTHPDSAHLFGTISRLASTVITIDQPATLGRHVFPWDFGAEFGKHGMTVRTRKPLVVDGKQTRDTMLILRRMESRKKLYEFWRQPAPSGNVPASYLLPTYRSHALRKLIDDLPRDSRILELGCNIGRNLAYLHDHDFPDVMGIEINPHAVAQLRQSFPQLADNEILIGPGGEHLPQMKDDSLDLIFTMAVMEHLHPDEAKPVFDAMTRISRRVLAIEPSNRLTHRQFPHDIPKEFTSRGMRLVSATPMKDIIENPSDIGLDAFTAYRFERD, encoded by the coding sequence ATGGCAGACCTGCGTCGCTCGTTCTACCGGACCTCTGACCAGCTCAAGGGTGCCGTGCGCCCGTACCGCGACCGGCTGGCCGAACGCGTGCCCGCCCTCGCGCCGTACGTCACGCGCCGTCCTGCGATGAGTCCGCTGCAGCGCCAGCGTCACTTCTGGGAGGAGTCGGAGGCTGCCCTGGCGCCTGGACCGTACGCCGCGGCGTCGGTGCAGGCGATCCTCGACAGCCTCGACATCACGATCGAGACCGACGACCCGATCCTGGAGATCGGGTCCGGGGTCGGCGCCACCCTGGCGGCTCTCGTCGACGCCGGCTTCACCAACGTGACCGGCGTCGAGATCAACCCGATGGCCGTCGAGTCGATGCGCGTCCGCTACCCGCAGCTCGCCGAGGTGCCCGTGCTCGTCGGCCCGGCCGAGACGGTGCTCAAGGGCCTCGCCGACGACCAGTTCAAGCTCGCCATCGCGATCCGCACCCTGCAGCACACCCACCCCGACAGCGCCCACCTGTTCGGCACCATCTCGCGCCTCGCGAGCACGGTCATCACCATCGACCAGCCGGCCACGCTGGGCCGACACGTCTTCCCGTGGGACTTCGGCGCGGAGTTCGGCAAGCACGGCATGACCGTCCGCACCCGCAAGCCGCTGGTCGTGGACGGCAAGCAGACCCGCGACACGATGCTCATCCTGCGCCGCATGGAGAGCCGCAAGAAGCTGTACGAGTTCTGGCGCCAGCCCGCGCCGAGCGGCAACGTGCCCGCGTCGTACCTCCTGCCGACCTATCGCAGCCACGCGCTGCGCAAGCTCATCGACGACCTGCCCCGCGACTCGCGCATCCTCGAGCTCGGCTGCAACATCGGCCGCAACCTCGCCTACCTGCACGACCACGACTTCCCCGACGTGATGGGCATCGAGATCAACCCGCACGCCGTGGCCCAGCTGCGTCAGTCGTTCCCGCAGCTCGCCGACAACGAGATCCTGATCGGCCCCGGCGGTGAGCACCTGCCCCAGATGAAGGACGACTCGCTCGACCTGATCTTCACCATGGCGGTCATGGAGCACCTGCACCCCGATGAGGCCAAGCCGGTGTTCGACGCGATGACGCGGATCAGCAGGCGCGTGCTCGCGATCGAGCCGTCCAACCGGCTGACGCACCGCCAGTTCCCGCACGACATCCCCAAGGAGTTCACCTCGCGCGGGATGCGCCTGGTGTCGGCGACGCCGATGAAGGACATCATCGAGAACCCCAGCGACATCGGGCTCGACGCCTTCACGGCGTACCGGTTCGAGCGCGACTGA
- a CDS encoding response regulator — MTTPEPVTRVLLVDDDPLVCQGLEMILASAADVAVVGVVHDGDQVIDAIHRHAPDVVLLDVRMTRQDGITTAAAVSRLPSAPRVLMLTTFDHDDVMLRSVHAGAAGFLLKTSSPVEIIEAVRSVATGAGALSPKSTEQLLTHVRTDVDPRREQARTALQTLSPREMQVARALRRGLSNADIARELYVSEATVKTQLSSALVKVAPTLGALGLQGRVGLAVLVTHAGGES, encoded by the coding sequence ATGACGACACCCGAGCCCGTGACCCGTGTGCTGCTCGTCGACGACGACCCGCTCGTCTGCCAGGGGTTGGAGATGATCCTCGCCAGCGCCGCCGACGTCGCCGTCGTGGGTGTCGTGCACGACGGTGACCAGGTCATCGACGCCATCCACCGGCATGCGCCCGACGTGGTGCTGCTCGACGTACGGATGACCCGCCAGGACGGCATCACCACGGCCGCCGCTGTGAGCCGGCTGCCGTCCGCCCCGCGGGTGCTGATGCTGACGACGTTCGACCACGACGACGTGATGCTGCGCTCGGTGCACGCTGGTGCGGCCGGGTTCCTGCTCAAGACGTCGTCGCCGGTCGAGATCATCGAGGCCGTCCGGTCCGTCGCCACCGGGGCCGGCGCTCTGTCGCCCAAGAGCACCGAACAGCTGCTCACCCACGTCCGCACCGACGTCGACCCACGCCGCGAGCAGGCCCGCACCGCCCTGCAGACCCTCAGCCCGCGCGAGATGCAGGTCGCCCGCGCACTCCGGCGCGGCCTGTCCAACGCCGACATCGCCCGCGAGCTCTACGTCAGCGAGGCCACCGTCAAGACGCAGCTCTCCAGCGCTCTGGTCAAGGTCGCACCCACGCTCGGCGCGCTGGGGCTGCAGGGGCGCGTGGGGCTGGCGGTGCTCGTCACCCACGCGGGCGGGGAGAGCTGA
- a CDS encoding sensor histidine kinase — MSTPAWPVPGPQQPAAPHRAVRRWGPTHWRRLRTTLIVIGCVFTCTLAISMADGRDKMARGFAPTDTDATSDWSVLIWLVGVGLAVLTIWRTRWPELLVALSSVAGLLLPLDTAPALVGLTQLIVRRSDWRPWAAGVAVSIGTVGSVWRDSRGTTSESSFWQIITGATETARDPLPWWAVAIISALVVAATVGIALTIRARREVATYAERGAAQAERLDAMQDDLARKVERERLAQEVHDALGHRLSLLSLHAGALEVNAGDEQTARSAALLRQGAQQSMDDLRSLLSMLRNPGDPDVAARVPDLADVPTLIDESLTAGSPVVASVYIDRTEPLHPVVSHTAYRIVQELLTNARKHAPGTPIRLQVNGSAQSGIEISTANRMPADAPPYAGQGTGLVSITDRVRQVGGRSKVWVDQERAFRVGAWLPWNPIADQEPRP, encoded by the coding sequence GTGAGCACGCCCGCCTGGCCGGTCCCCGGCCCGCAGCAGCCGGCGGCTCCCCACAGGGCGGTACGCCGGTGGGGGCCGACGCACTGGCGGCGCCTGCGGACGACCCTGATCGTGATCGGCTGCGTGTTCACCTGCACACTCGCCATCTCCATGGCCGACGGCCGCGACAAGATGGCGCGCGGCTTCGCCCCCACTGACACCGACGCCACGTCGGACTGGTCGGTCCTGATCTGGCTCGTCGGCGTCGGCCTCGCCGTCCTCACGATCTGGCGTACGCGGTGGCCGGAGCTGCTCGTCGCTCTCAGCAGCGTGGCCGGGCTCCTGCTCCCGCTCGACACCGCACCGGCGCTCGTCGGGCTCACCCAGCTCATCGTCCGGCGCAGCGACTGGCGTCCGTGGGCAGCAGGTGTCGCCGTCTCGATCGGCACGGTCGGCTCCGTCTGGCGAGACAGCCGAGGCACGACCAGCGAGTCGTCGTTCTGGCAGATCATCACGGGCGCCACCGAGACCGCGCGCGACCCGTTGCCGTGGTGGGCCGTCGCGATCATCAGCGCCCTCGTCGTCGCAGCCACCGTGGGCATCGCGCTCACCATCCGCGCGCGGCGCGAGGTCGCGACGTACGCCGAGCGCGGCGCGGCCCAGGCCGAGCGGCTCGACGCGATGCAGGACGACCTCGCCCGCAAGGTCGAGCGCGAGCGGCTGGCCCAGGAGGTGCACGACGCCCTCGGGCACCGGCTCTCGCTGCTGTCGCTGCACGCCGGCGCGCTCGAGGTCAACGCCGGCGACGAGCAGACCGCCCGCAGCGCGGCCCTCTTGCGCCAGGGCGCCCAGCAGTCGATGGACGACCTGCGTTCGCTGCTGTCGATGCTGCGCAACCCGGGCGACCCCGACGTCGCCGCACGCGTGCCCGACCTGGCCGACGTCCCGACCCTGATCGACGAGAGCCTCACCGCCGGGTCACCGGTCGTCGCATCGGTCTACATCGACCGGACCGAGCCGTTGCACCCGGTCGTGAGCCACACGGCGTACCGCATCGTCCAGGAGCTGCTCACCAACGCCCGCAAGCACGCACCGGGCACGCCGATCCGCTTGCAGGTCAACGGTTCTGCGCAGTCGGGCATCGAGATCTCAACCGCGAACCGGATGCCCGCGGACGCCCCGCCGTACGCCGGTCAGGGCACCGGCCTGGTCAGCATCACCGACCGCGTCCGACAGGTGGGCGGCCGGTCGAAGGTCTGGGTCGACCAGGAGCGGGCGTTCCGCGTCGGTGCGTGGCTGCCGTGGAACCCGATCGCCGACCAGGAGCCGCGACCATGA